CTGAAGCGAGGCAGTATGCGAGTCCAAGCATTCGATGGGTTTTGGCAGATCGGCCTGGTGGCACGCCATTTCCTGGTCAACGTCTACCTGGTCGAAGGCGACGATAGTTTGACTCTGGTCGACACCGGTTATGGACTGGCCGCTGCGGGCATCTTTGACCAGGCCAAACGATTGGGA
The sequence above is drawn from the Micrococcales bacterium genome and encodes:
- a CDS encoding MBL fold metallo-hydrolase, coding for MARHFLVNVYLVEGDDSLTLVDTGYGLAAAGIFDQAKRLGKPINRIALTHGHRDHAGGVDKMKAARPGLELVCSERD